The sequence CGGCATGCATTTTACTAATACGACTGTACCCGCCAGTGCTGAATTTGTGATACAATCAACACTCATAGCAACCGCACAATAACTCCGAATGACCCCGTACAACAAGCCATATCtcaaactcttcttcccttccaCGCGTCCCGTTCAAGTCTCCAAACCTGTCACATCCAACTTTTTTACCTCAGTTTCCTATTGCGATGCAGGTGTTGAGCTGCTATCTACAACTTCAATGCGAACAGGCGGTAAAGGAGGTGTAGCGGGAGGAATTGAAGGGGACACAGGGTGATCCTCTTGCATTTGAGATGCGTCTTCGTCAAGGTCCATCGCCATATCTTCGTCAGCGCCAAAGATGTCATCCATCAACTCTCCATCTCGAAGACTTTGGGCAGCTTCCAAGGATACACCGCCCTGTGAGGGAGTAGATATGCCGGGAGTATCGCCATTGGTAGATGATGATGCAGCGTGGTTGGGGTCGTTGCCACTAGTTTTCAGGGTTGAGGAGCTCTTAGGATTGAGAAGTTTGCCCTTTTCCTTGAGATGTTTAAGGATTTTGTGAGTGTAGTCTTTGGTAAAGGACTTGATCTTGGCTTTCTTATCGTCAGATAGTGAAGGGTACTTGGCGCCTTGATAAGAAGGacttttcttctccttcttgacCAGGGTGTCGGTGCACTGAGTAGCTTATCAGCGAACGTTGAAGCAGCGATAATTTAGTTTGACTCACTTCTCTGGCATACTTTTTGAAAGTATCATGCTCAATCATATCCTTGTATTTGTTCATTGACTTGACGACAACCGCACCGATGAGCTTCCTTAatctcctctccttctgTTCCGCTagctcttcctctgtcATATGCGTTCTTTTCtgcctctttcttctttcctcgtcttccGCAGGTCGGCTTCCGGACCTACTTGAGCCTGCTTGAAGAGAAGCTGTCGCTTCCACAGCCGCGGCAGCTGCTTGAGCTTGGACAGTCTGCTCTGCCATAGCGATAATTGCATCGAGTTTTAGACGATCAGTGGAGGCCACTGAATTGAGAGCAGGCTTCTTAACAGGGGGAGGTGGTGGTAGAGGAGGGCGAGGGCGTGAGACAGGCAAAGTCCGAGGACGGACCGGAGCAATATCGATTTGGATTTCTTGAGTGTTCTCCCAAGCGTCAGGACGACGGGCTGCAGATACGACGTTGGCTTCAGCAATGGTCTGTGTACCCGCTTCGTCATCGGCATCAAGCTAAAGTATCCCTGTGAGCTATTTCCACTCTGTTGCCTTCGAAGTACTCACAGATGCTATTTTGGAGACACGAGGGATCTTATAAGAAAGCTCGAGAGTAGACCAATACTCGATAAGCTGCTTAGCCAAGCCGCAGATTGTTTCATCTTCGCTCCGGCCAAGCACTTTGACAGGCTCTTCAATATTGGAATCTTCAATCTTGTTACGTATCTGAAGTTTCCACTTGTTCATACTCTCGAGAGCCTAGAAAGCGTTTAGCGGTGGACATTTAAGACTGATACTTCATCACTCACAAGAAGCACGATTTCCTTGTCGTCCGCCAGCTCAGTCAACACCATGTACATGAGACTGAAACCGTGCATCCTCATAAGCTGTCGGTGCATTGCGCCGTCATCGGTCATCTGTAAATAAGTCAGTAATGGTCTCGATAATGGAAAATAAACTCACCTGGATACGTTGTAATAACCTCGACATCATATTTTTATTCTCCATAGACTGGCGAATGGCAGCAGCAACTTTCTGGACCTCGTGGGCACCAATGGGTCGAAGAATAGGCTTTGATCGTTTATTAGCAATGCGCTTCCCGCGATGTGATGGGATGTGATGGGATGGGATGGCTCACAACAAAGTCTTCGTCCAGTTGTCTTgacttcttcttcttgctgcCTTTCATACCCATAGCCTCGACTTCATCCGTGATACCCAAAGCTATAACAAATCAGCCATGCCCAATCTTTTATGTCAAGACGACCTACCATCCAAAAACAGATCGTTCATGGTACTGATATCGGTCTGAGTCTTTCCACCAATGGTTCCGACACAATTCGGCTCTCCACAGTAACAAGTTTGGGCATCATGGCTAATCAAAGTGTCAGAAATGGATCTTTAGTGAAATTTCTGTAACTCACCCGTATCGGTCGACATTATAGTTAAAAGTAATCTCCTCGCCTTTGACTACATCTCTCTTTGTGAAGATACCCATCCGCAATCTACGTCCCACCACCCATTTTTGAACTTCACAATTGGGGTTACAGGAGTGATTAGCGAATCTACCTATGCCGCCCTTCTTGGTTGCATCGATGTACTATTAAATGGTCAGTATGTTAGAGCACGCTTAAAAGGCATATGTAACCGTTAGAACAccaacctcttctttctgAAGCATCATAAAATAGAAATGCCGTATGCCTTCATCAGCATACTGCTGCATCCTCTTTCTGAATGTCTTCTCCGCCACCACTTCACCAATATACTCATAGATGAGCGTATTCCTGCGCAACCATCCATCAGCTTTAGCTCACCAAGAATCAAGGGGGGAGATATAATCAACTGACGCTGGAATGATCGAGCTCGCTCTCAGTCCGTAGCCCTTTTTCTCCGTAAGGACAACATCCACATTGGCATACTGCTTCTTTGAGAATCTGAGCCGCTGATCAGTCGTGGCCCTTTTGTCATTCTGCCTATGTACTTCACGTACTGCTGATTATGACAGTGTTTGCCCGCTCTACATTCCCCCGCGATACACTCGATATACAATGCACGGTTGATGCAATCGGAATCGGGTCCACAAGGGTCAGTGTCTGGGTCATCTACGACGTCTCCGTCAGCACCCGCGTCGCTACCAGCCCCCATCCCCAACTCGCCACTGGAGCTACCTCCAGTCAAAGCTATAATGTATCAACGACCTACGTCTATTGTAGACACACTCGCACACCATCATCTCATCGTTCTCCTTACTCAACCCAATATCTTTCCTCTCATACACGCACTTCTCCAGCGCTTCGAACGTCTCATGAGCCTCATCCCACGCTGTCGGAAGATCGTCTATAAGCACAGGCTTAAACACCTCTGGGGAAGCCTTTCTGCTCTTCGTCTTCGACGTTGAAGACGATGCCCTGGCCGTACGAGGTTTAagatcttcttcacctATGGGGGATGCCGAAGGAGGGGATGTCGATCCAGGAAATGGGGATTTGTGCTCGTGCTTGGAGGATGGAGACCTTGATAGCGGTGTAGGCGGCGTTTCGGGCTTCTGATTCTCATCCTCTGCCCAGAGGTCATCTAAAGTTGGTTTTGTATCTTCGATAACGTCGCCCATGATTAGCTGttgtttttcttttctAGGCGGGCGCTGATAATTATTTTCGTAACGACATCAGTTGCCCGTCTATGCTATGCGTATCAGATATTCTGCAGTCATGTATGTATACCTAGCCGAATGTGCACTTACCATGCCAAGATTCTACGTTCAGAAAACAGAAGACTATCAAGATCAGCAAGAAAAATAGAATTGCAAACGAAAACAAAATCGCGTCTTCGCGGTGGAAAAACCCCAGCCCGTCCGCTTCTTCACTTTCCTCGCAACTTGACTCGCAGTACAATCCCTTCTGCTCGTCATAAAATATGCATGTGGATCGTGTCCTCGTTATAAAGATGCAATGCTCGTCATATTCTCGTACATATACACACATCTAGCCCCAGGACCGCCTCGTGGAGCTAAGAATCTTCAGGCGTATTCAGATCCTAGCCATACCCAGGCAAATGACCACTCCCCGGACCGTTGACCGAGTCTTCATATGCATCCCGCCTCTTCTAATCATTCACACCCGGACTTGGTATCTCTCCACCTTTACTCATTCTCCACCACCTTTTCGTCCCGCTACCACCACTAGCTGCTGAACCGTTGCTCAACTTAGAGCCCGAACTAGACACCGATTCGCCGCTATTTTCTCGCAGCATTTCCGTCCGCATCCTCATCTCATAGCTCTCTGGTTTAATGTGACTTGACGCCTCCTCTTGAATGTCCTCAAATGGTCTTTCTGccagcttcttctccctcaACTCATTCATTGACGCGCTTGATCTTAATCCAGGACTCGGTAAGCTAGCACCCAGCTTGGTCGGTGTAGACGGGTACAGGATACTAAGGGTGGTTGAAAGCTCGGCACCTTCGACAGGGAGGGGAGGAGCCAAAACGCCACTCTTCCGGCGATTGCTAGTGGGTGTGCGGGTGGGAGTGAGGTTAATCTTATCTTCCGGAGGCGGTCGGACAGGCGTAGTGTCTTTCGCCTTTTGATTGGTTCCTAACGGGTGAGACAATGTAGGAGCGGCTCTCTTCTCAACACGCAATGCTTCACGACCAAGCTTCAACTCTgtctccttttctttcatcCACTTGAAAAAATCAGACGGCAAGTCGCGCAATCTCCCGATATTTGGTATCTTGTACCCCATCGGTCTAGAAGACGAATAGCTAGCATGAGAAAGAGGTCGTTTGATGGGTGTGTCAGTGACAAAGGGACTTGAAGAAGGGATATGGAGGTTGGCGTACGCCGCGTCGGTAGGAGGGGTGGCGATGAGGTAGATGTTGTCTTCCGGtaaaaggaaaggaagcATATAACGACTATCGAGCAACTCGCCTAGTGACTCGGGAGCCGAATGAGGTACAAAGTCTGTCAAAGTCGTTGACCCGTCAAAAAGCACATCGATCAACATCGCACTTTCCTCATATCCACTGCTTCCCAACATCCCAGGCCCATAAGTCCCCTCTGACCACTCACTAGCCGACTTCCTGTGCTCGGCTTCCTGCATACTAAGCTGCACTCTTCGTTTCTCCCAGTCTTTTTGCAGCTGCGCAAGATACTGTGCACATTCATCTGACATCCTTCCTTCATTGACCTCATACCGGTATTCCCGGACAGCTCGACGCATCTGTAACGGGTTAATCGCCTTCATGTTCTGCATCGTACCGATGAGAGTGTCAAACTCTGTGATTTGGGAGAGACACTGAAGCCATTGCAAGAGCTGAGATAGAGAGGCAAAATGCCTTGCAGAGGTTTGGGCAGGTAAGCCATTGACGCGCACCCAATCATCGAGGAAAGTGAGGTTCACCCGGATTTGCAGAGCTTTCGATCGACATAGGTATTTCCTTCTCGTGAGGATGCGGTTGAACAGTTCACAGGCAATCCAGAAATAGATTTGGGAGAAAGTCTGGACAATGAGCGCGGGGTTGACCTCGTAGAGCTGAAGGACAACGAGCACTCCCGACAGAATCTCTGTTATGCAAGCTGGCCCCGAATTGTTATCCAGATTGCCATTGGGTTCGTGTATGATTGATCGCCCATTCGACACTGTCTTTGGATCACCCATCGATTGCGGTCGGTCAGGGGCTTTAAGTCCCGTCGACCCTATCGGCGAAGCGGTCGCATCA comes from Cryptococcus gattii WM276 chromosome G, complete sequence and encodes:
- a CDS encoding Histone-lysine N-methyltransferase, putative (Similar to TIGR gene model, INSD accession AAW44778.1), which produces MGDVIEDTKPTLDDLWAEDENQKPETPPTPLSRSPSSKHEHKSPFPGSTSPPSASPIGEEDLKPRTARASSSTSKTKSRKASPEVFKPVLIDDLPTAWDEAHETFEALEKCVYERKDIGLSKENDEMMVCECVYNRHDPDTDPCGPDSDCINRALYIECIAGECRAGKHCHNQQFSKKQYANVDVVLTEKKGYGLRASSIIPANTLIYEYIGEVVAEKTFRKRMQQYADEGIRHFYFMMLQKEEYIDATKKGGIGRFANHSCNPNCEVQKWVVGRRLRMGIFTKRDVVKGEEITFNYNVDRYGHDAQTCYCGEPNCVGTIGGKTQTDISTMNDLFLDALGITDEVEAMGMKGSKKKKSRQLDEDFVPILRPIGAHEVQKVAAAIRQSMENKNMMSRLLQRIQMTDDGAMHRQLMRMHGFSLMYMVLTELADDKEIVLLALESMNKWKLQIRNKIEDSNIEEPVKVLGRSEDETICGLAKQLIEYWSTLELSYKIPRVSKIASLDADDEAGTQTIAEANVVSAARRPDAWENTQEIQIDIAPVRPRTLPVSRPRPPLPPPPPVKKPALNSVASTDRLKLDAIIAMAEQTVQAQAAAAAVEATASLQAGSSRSGSRPAEDEERRKRQKRTHMTEEELAEQKERRLRKLIGAVVVKSMNKYKDMIEHDTFKKYARECTDTLVKKEKKSPSYQGAKYPSLSDDKKAKIKSFTKDYTHKILKHLKEKGKLLNPKSSSTLKTSGNDPNHAASSSTNGDTPGISTPSQGGVSLEAAQSLRDGELMDDIFGADEDMAMDLDEDASQMQEDHPVSPSIPPATPPLPPVRIEVVDSSSTPASQ